The DNA segment CATTCACACCCAACACTTCAATGAGGAACTTGCGTGTCAAATCAAACCGATCACAAATCTGTCGTCCAATTCGTTCCCCGTCAGGCGTCAATTGGATCTTCCCGTAATTTTCCTGCATGGCTAACCCCAGATCACGTAGACAGTTCACAGCGTGGCGTGCAGTGGGGAGTCTGACGCCTTCTGTGCGAGCAAGATCCGTTAACCTGACACCATCCGTTCCGCGTGACAATTGGTAAAGTGTGCGCAAATAATTTTCGCGCGTCGGCGTCAATCCCTCGATATTGTTTTTCGAGAACTTGCCGTTGCTGTGTCCATGACCATTACCATTAAGTTGCGGTTTGCCATTCCCCAGGCCGTTGTGTTGCATTTGCTTTAGTGCGCTCAGATGTTAGTTAAACGTGTGGGTCAAAGTATAAGCATTTTTTCGCGGTGAGGCAAGTAAAGTTTTGACCCACTTCAAATAGTTCTTCCCCACAATACTCGACTTACGTATGTGTCGAGGAGCAAATCGTGCATACCTCGCCTCTCCAGCGGTTTCATAAGTTGAGAGTTGTCAAATGAATCATTTGTTTCGGATGAAAAGGTCTTTTTTGAGCGTTGCGCAATGCTTGCAAGGAGGCAATAAAGTGCACACGGTCGAGAGGATGAATGCCTCGCATGACGGTGAAAAATGAGCGTTTTCCGTGACGAACACACCATTGGCGGGTCTATTCAACTGAATTCGCTAAAATGTTGACTTTTCGGAGATTGAGCTCAGGCATGAAATAGCCCGTCGCACAAGGGCAACGGGCTATTTCGGACTATCGTTCCACGTGCGTCAGCGACATCGCGCTCCCGCGCTTTGCACAAATTCTTCAATCGTGCCGAAGCGGTCAATGGCATTCTCAAGCGCTCTGTAGCCCTTGATTCGGCCGACTTTCCATTGTTTCAGGCCTTCCATGTCAAGCAGAGGCTTAAGTTCAGGATCGTCGTAGCGCATGTCCTGAAGCAACTCGCAGAATTTTCCAACCTCTTTGGTCGGGGCACCATCGAGAACCGTGAAATTACAGTGATCAAACTGCGGAGTTCGGACGAGGACACGCGTGTCTCCCTTGCCAAATGTGCCATCCTCTTCGAATAGCCGGTAGTTGGCCTCGAGGACACACGCCGCGTCCGCCATGCCGCTTTCCAATGCACGGGCTGCGTCACGCTCGCCGCCGATGTGGTCTCCATGCAATCCTACCAAAACGTCAAATTGCAGAACGGCAAAGTCTATCTCCGGTTCCAAACCTGATTCTGCCAGTACATTCAAAGGTATCAGCGTGGCTTGCGGAGAGTCTTTTGCACCGACTGCAATTCGATGGCCGCGTAAATCGGTGACAGTGTGTATCTCGGCGTCCTTCTTGACAACAATCACGGATGTCAAATCACAGTCCGTATCGCGCATCATTACCGCGACAGCATGGCG comes from the bacterium genome and includes:
- a CDS encoding metal-dependent transcriptional regulator; its protein translation is MQHNGLGNGKPQLNGNGHGHSNGKFSKNNIEGLTPTRENYLRTLYQLSRGTDGVRLTDLARTEGVRLPTARHAVNCLRDLGLAMQENYGKIQLTPDGERIGRQICDRFDLTRKFLIEVLGVNAEAAEREASVMEHHLEENTLERLAAFVKHVTNCSGGQYASPDCLVNLRATMEEAAQVPA
- a CDS encoding PhnD/SsuA/transferrin family substrate-binding protein yields the protein MGAVAYDPKVVTIWNGFKEYFIRNGLDFDYVLFSNYERQVQAHFDGLIHIAWNSPLAWIQTEQIAKATGRHAVAVMMRDTDCDLTSVIVVKKDAEIHTVTDLRGHRIAVGAKDSPQATLIPLNVLAESGLEPEIDFAVLQFDVLVGLHGDHIGGERDAARALESGMADAACVLEANYRLFEEDGTFGKGDTRVLVRTPQFDHCNFTVLDGAPTKEVGKFCELLQDMRYDDPELKPLLDMEGLKQWKVGRIKGYRALENAIDRFGTIEEFVQSAGARCR